A stretch of Cicer arietinum cultivar CDC Frontier isolate Library 1 chromosome 5, Cicar.CDCFrontier_v2.0, whole genome shotgun sequence DNA encodes these proteins:
- the LOC101488985 gene encoding uncharacterized protein, whose protein sequence is MDLVTPTEHFPSFHSSHKHTLTSPHFRGYLLLHNVTILKHTSSTKPLRTVVSIFETSSFNRKSQQRFQRIPTNNSNGIQSSSIDSQNLEEIDNNSYLVKLVRIGKLEQGFRFLERMSYQGDMPDVIACTNLIRQFCKTGKTKKATRVLQILEDSGAVPDVITYNVLISGYCKSGEVEEALQVLERMSVSPDVVTYNTILRSLCDSGKLKQAMEVLDRQLERVCYPDVITYTILIEAICKESGVGEAMKLFDAMRIKGCKPDVFTFNVLINGFCKEGRLDKAIKFLNDMSSYGCEPNVITHNIILRSLCGTGRWRDAESLLSDMLRKGCSPSVVTFNILINFLCRKGLLGRAIDILEKMKNHGCTPNSLSYNPLLHGFCQEKKMDRAIEYLEVMVSRGCYPDIVTYNTLLTALCKDGKVDVALELLNQLSSKGCSPVAITYNTVIGGLSKVGATERAMKLLDEMCRKGLKPDVVTYSSLIAGFIREGKVDVAIKIFHELERLGIRANAVTYNSIMSGLCKARRTSHAIDLLARMIAKGCKPTEATYTILIEGIAYEGLAEEALGLLNELSSRGFVKKSSADKVAELKYNIPS, encoded by the exons ATGGATTTGGTTACACCCACCGAACACTTTCCTTCATTTCACTCCTCTCACAAACACACTCTTACATCACCTCATTTCAGAGGCTATCTATTACTTCATAATGTTACAATTTTGAAACACACTAGCTCTACAAAACCTTTAAGAACTGTTGTTTCGATTTTTGAAACTTCAAGTTTTAACCGTAAGTCACAGCAACGGTTTCAGAGAATCCCTACCAATAATTCCAATGGCATACAATCTTCCTCAATTGATTCCCAAAATTTAGAGGAGATAGATAACAATAGTTATCTTGTCAAATTGGTTAGAATTGGGAAGTTAGAGCAAGGTTTTAGGTTTCTTGAACGCATGAGTTACCAAGGAGACATGCCCGATGTCATTGCCTGCACAAATCTCATTCGCCAGTTTTGTAAGACAGGAAAAACTAAGAAGGCCACACGTGTTTTACAAATTCTAGAAGATTCTGGTGCCGTTCCCGATGTCATAACCTACAATGTATTGATAAGTGGTTATTGTAAATCAGGGGAGGTAGAGGAAGCTTTGCAGGTTCTTGAACGAATGAGTGTTTCGCCTGATGTGGTTACTTATAATACGATTTTGCGTAGTTTGTGTGATAGTGGTAAATTGAAGCAAGCTATGGAAGTTCTTGATAGGCAGTTAGAGAGGGTGTGTTATCCTGATGTCATTACATACACTATATTGATAGAGGCAATTTGTAAAGAGAGTGGAGTTGGTGAGGCGATGAAATTGTTCGATGCGATGAGGATCAAAGGATGTAAACCTGATGTATTTACTTTCAATGTTCTTATCAATGGTTTTTGCAAGGAAGGTAGGTTGGATaaagcaattaagtttttgaatgacATGTCGTCTTATGGTTGTGAACCAAATGTGATTACTCATAATATCATTTTGCGTAGTTTGTGTGGTACTGGAAGATGGAGGGATGCTGAGAGTTTATTGTCTGACATGCTTCGTAAGGGTTGTTCTCCTAGTGTTGTTACTTTCAATATCTTAATTAACTTCTTGTGTCGAAAAGGTTTGCTTGGCAGGGCCATTGATATCTTAGAGAAGATGAAAAACCATGGTTGTACACCCAATTCCTTGAGTTACAATCCATTGCTTCATGGATTTTGTCAAGAAAAAAAGATGGATAGAGCAATTGAGTATTTGGAAGTAATGGTGTCTAGGGGTTGTTATCCAGATATTGTGACCTATAATACTTTGCTCACTGCTTTATGCAAAGATGGGAAGGTTGACGTTGCTCTTGAGTTACTGAATCAACTTAGTAGCAAAGGGTGTTCTCCTGTTGCAATTACTTATAATACAGTTATTGGCGGGCTTTCAAAGGTGGGGGCAACAGAGCGTGCCATGAAACTCTTAGATGAGATGTGTCGGAAAGGTCTTAAACCTGATGTAGTTACATACTCGTCGCTGATTGCAGGATTTATTCGTGAGGGAAAAGTTGATGTGGCTATCAAAATTTTCCATGAATTGGAAAGATTAGGTATTAGGGCCAATGCTGTCACTTACAATTCAATCATGTCAGGACTCTGTAAGGCTCGACGAACAAGTCACGCTATTGATCTTCTTGCTCGTATGATAGCAAAAGGATGCAAGCCTACCGAAGCTACCTACACCATTCTTATTGAAGGCATTGCTTATGAAGGATTAGCTGAGGAGGCTCTAGGATTGTTGAATGAGTTGTCATCCAGAGGATTTGTGAAGAAAAGTTCTGCAGATAAG GTAGCTGAATTGAAGTATAACATTCCAtcttga
- the LOC101513278 gene encoding uncharacterized protein — MKQGTMEFVNLFMFLMLHFIMVLSSSNSTNSGVRLDIQEKHVIMDNGIVQVNLSNPEGYVIGIQYNGIDNLLEVVNDESNRGYWDIVWDQGGVKRTKKGAKGKGRFDRMEATNFTVIVENEEQVELSFTRTWNFSLEGKLAPLNIDKRFIMLRGSSGFYTYAIYEHLKEWPAFDIDNTRVAFKPRKDKFKYMIISDERQRFMPLPDDRLPGRGEVLAYPEAVRLDNPIEPEFKGEVDDKYEYSCESRSNNVHGWISTNKSDSTGIWLITPSYEFRSAGPLKQYLGSHLGPTMLSVFHSTHYSGTDLIMKFGPNEPWKKVFGPIFIYLNSISNGVSPKMLWNNAKQQTANEIESWPYTFPASKDFLSSNQRGKVEGRFLVRDRYIKDAFVPVSGGYVGLAAPGDVGSWQRECKGYQFWTVTDDEGYFSITDILPGDYNLYSWVKGFIGDFQYNSTINITSGSEIKLGELVYEPPRDGPTLWEIGIPDRSAAEFYIPDPNPLYVNLLYLNQDRYRQYGLWERYAELYPNEDLVYTVGISDYKKDWFFAQLNRKKDNNTYQGTTWQINFNLDQVNPNGIYKLRLALASAHFAQLQIRINNSNANPPIFSSEVIGKENTIARHGIHGLYWLYNIDVNGTLLVKGNNTIFLTQTNNASPFVGILYDYIRLEGPAYVKFEDQNYSLVK, encoded by the exons ATGAAACAGGGAACAATGGAGTTCGTTAATCTTTTCATGTTCTTAATGTTGCATTTCATCATGGTTCTGAGTAGTAGTAATAGCACTAATTCAG GGGTACGATTGGATATTCAAGAAAAACAT GTGATAATGGATAATGGCATAGTCCAAGTAAATTTATCAAATCCTGAAGGATATGTCATTGGAATTCAATATAATGGAATCGACAATTTGCTCGAAGTTGTTAACGACGAATCTAACAGAGG GTATTGGGATATTGTTTGGGACCAGGGAGGggtaaaaagaacaaaaaaaggaGCAAAGGGAAAGGGTAGATTTGACAG gaTGGAAGCTACAAATTTTACGGTGATAGTTGAAAATGAAGAACAAGTTGAGCTATCTTTCACTAGAACGTGGAATTTCTCTCTTGAAGGAAAACTTGCACCACTCAATATTGATAAAAG atttataATGCTTCGTGGTTCATCTGGATTCTACACGTATGCCATTTACGAGCATTTGAAGGAATGGCCTGCCTTTGATATTGACAATACTAGAGTTGCATTCAAACCTAGGAAAGACAA GTTTAAGTACATGATTATATCGGACGAGAGACAAAGGTTTATGCCTCTGCCTGATGACCGGTTACCGGGAAGAGGTGAAGTTCTTGCTTACCCAGAAGCTGTTCGTCTTGATAATCCAATAGAGCCAGAGTTCAAAGGAGAG GTAGATGATAAGTATGAGTATTCATGTGAGAGTCGAAGTAACAATGTTCATGGTTGGATTTCCACAAATAAATCGGATTCGACTGGAATATGGCTAATTACTCCAAGCTATGAGTTCAGATCTGCTGGGCCCCTAAAGCAATACCTGGGTTCCCACTTGGGTCCCACCATGCTCTCT GTATTTCATAGCACGCATTATTCTGGGACAGATTTGATAATGAAATTTGGACCCAATGAGCCGTGGAAGAAAGTATTTGGGCCCATATTCATATACCTTAATTCCATCTCTAATGGGGTTAGCCCAAAAATGCTCTGGAACAACGCCAAACAACAG ACGGCAAATGAAATTGAAAGCTGGCCCTATACATTTCCGGCTTCTAAAGACTTTCTCTCATCTAACCAACGTGGTAAAGTTGAAGGCAGATTCCTTGTCCGAGACAG GTATATCAAGGATGCATTCGTCCCAGTCAGCGGTGGTTATGTGGGATTAGCAGCACCAGGAGATGTTGGATCTTGGCAAAGAGAATGCAAG gGTTATCAATTTTGGACCGTTACTGATGATGAAGGCTATTTCTCAATAACTGACATACTACCTGGTGACTATAATCTTTATTCTTGGGTCAAAGGATTCATCGGTGACTTTCAATATAATTCGACCATTAATATAACCTCAG GTAGTGAAATTAAATTGGGTGAGCTTGTTTACGAGCCTCCAAGAGATGGCCCCACATTGTGGGAAATAGGCATCCCTGATCGCTCAGCTGCAGAGTTTTATATTCCTGATCCAAATCCTCTGTACGTGAATCTGCTTTATCTCAACCAAGACAG gtATAGACAATATGGCTTGTGGGAGAGATATGCTGAATTGTATCCAAATGAAGACCTAGTTTACACTGTTGGCATTAGTGATTACAAAAAAGATTGGTTTTTTGCTCAGCTTAACAG GAAGAAAGACAACAACACTTACCAAGGAACCACATGGCAAATTAATTTCAATCTAGATCAGGTGAATCCCAATGGAATCTACAAATTACGACTGGCTTTGGCATCTGCACATTTTGCACAACTACag ATTCGTATAAACAATTCAAATGCAAATCCACCTATATTTTCAAGTGAAGTTATTGGAAAGGAGAATACTATAGCGAGGCATGGAATTCACGGGTTGTATTGGTTATACAACATTGATGTAAATGGCACTCTTCTTGTGAAAGGGAACAATACCATCTTTTTAACACAAACTAATAACGCAAGTCCTTTTGTAGGAATTTTGTATGATTATATTCGTTTAGAAGGACCTGCTTATGTAAAATTTGAAGATCAAAACTATTCATTGGTAAAATAG
- the LOC101488431 gene encoding uncharacterized protein produces the protein MSSLGVQLSIQDHHVVMDNGILRVTLSNPEGIVTGIQYNGIDNLLEVLNDESNRGYWDLVWSSPTSTGTTGNFDVIKGSTFKVILEDEDQVELSFTRTWDASMEGKLVPLNIDKRFIMLSGCSGFYTYAIYEHLEDWPAFNLDETRIAFKLRKDKFHYMAMADNRQRNMPLPDDRVPPRGQALAYPEAVLLVNPIEPELKGEVDDKYQYSCDNKDSQVHGWISMDPAVGFWLITPSNEFRSGGPVKQNLTSHVGPTTLAVFLSAHYSGQDLVPKFKAGEAWKKVFGPVFIYLNSPYDGGDPIKLWDDAKLQMLMEVQSWPYSFPESDDFPKWDERGYVSGRLLIKERCIDDDDYVSAKGAYVGLAPPGDVGSWQRECKNYQFWATADYDGYFSISNIHVGDYNVYAWVPGYIGDYKYDVVISITEGCDIDIGDLVYEPLRDGPTLWEIGIPDRSAAEFYVPDPNPKYINKLYVNHPDKFRQYGIWERYAELYPDKDLIYTVGVSDYTKDWFFAQVTRKKDDNTYQGTTWQIKFKLDSVNRSSTYKLRVALASATYSELQVRVNDPKANRPLFSSGLIGKDNSIARHGIHGLNWLYSVGISGNLLVEGDYNTIFLTQARGNGPFQAIMYDYIRLEGPAAISSSNKKI, from the exons ATGTCGTCGCTAGGGGTGCAACTCAGCATTCAAGATCATCAt GTTGTGATGGACAATGGCATACTAAGAGTCACTTTATCAAATCCTGAGGGAATTGTTACTGGAATACAGTATAATGGCATTGACAACTTGCTTGAAGTTTTGAATGATGAATCTAATAGAGG GTATTGGGACCTTGTTTGGAGCTCACCAACAAGTACAGGAACCACGGGAAATTTTGATGT GATAAAGGGAAGCACGTTCAAAGTTATATTGGAAGATGAGGATCAAGTTGAGTTATCCTTCACCAGGACATGGGATGCCTCCATGGAGGGCAAGTTGGTTCctttaaatattgataaaag GTTTATAATGCTCAGTGGTTGTTCCGGCTTCTACACCTATGCAATCTATGAGCACTTGGAGGACTGGCCTGCTTTCAATCTTGATGAAACAAGAATTGCTTTCAAGCTTAGAAAAGACAA GTTCCATTATATGGCAATGGCAGATAATAGACAAAGGAATATGCCTCTTCCAGATGACAGAGTACCACCAAGAGGACAAGCACTTGCTTATCCAGAAGCAGTTCTACTTGTCAATCCTATTGAGCCAGAACTTAAAGGAGAG GTGGATGACAAATACCAATATTCATGTGATAACAAAGATAGCCAAGTTCATGGATGGATTTCCATGGATCCTGCTGTTGGATTCTGGCTCATTACGCCTAGCAATGAGTTTCGATCTGGTGGACCCGTCAAACAAAACTTAACATCCCACGTCGGACCCACCACACTTGCG GTGTTTCTGAGTGCTCATTATAGTGGACAGGATTTAGTACCTAAGTTCAAAGCTGGTGAGGCATGGAAAAAAGTTTTTGGTCCTGTTTTTATCTATTTGAATTCTCCATATGATGGTGGTGACCCAATTAAGCTATGGGATGATGCTAAACTTCAG ATGTTAATGGAAGTTCAAAGCTGGCCCTATAGTTTTCCTGAATCAGATGATTTCCCAAAGTGGGATGAACGTGGTTATGTTAGTGGCAGGTTATTGATTAAAGAGAG GTGTATAGATGATGATGACTATGTATCAGCAAAAGGTGCTTATGTTGGCTTGGCTCCACCAGGAGATGTTGGATCTTGGCAAAGAGAATGCAAG AATTATCAGTTTTGGGCTACAGCAGACTATGATGGCTATTTCTCAATCAGCAACATACATGTCGGTGACTATAATGTTTATGCATGGGTACCTGGTTATATTGGTGACTATAAATATGATGTAGTAATTAGCATAACAGAAG GTTGTGACATAGACATTGGTGATCTTGTATATGAACCTCTAAGAGATGGTCCAACATTGTGGGAAATAGGCATCCCTGATCGTTCAGCCGCTGAGTTTTACGTTCCTGATCCAAATCCTAAATATATCAACAAACTTTATGTTAATCATCCAGACAA GTTTAGGCAATATGGGATATGGGAGAGATATGCAGAATTATACCCTGACAAAGATTTGATTTACACAGTTGGTGTTAGTGACTATACCAAAGATTGGTTCTTTGCTCAAGTTACAAG GAAGAAAGATGATAATACATATCAGGGAACCACATGGCAAATCAAGTTTAAGCTTGATAGTGTCAACAGAAGCAGTACCTATAAACTTCGAGTAGCTTTGGCATCAGCAACATATTCAGAACTTCAG gTACGAGTTAATGACCCAAAAGCAAATCGACCATTATTTTCAAGTGGATTGATAGGAAAGGATAATTCAATTGCTAGGCATGGAATTCATGGACTTAATTGGCTTTATAGTGTGGGCATATCAGGCAATTTACTTGTTGAAGGAGATTATAATACCATATTTTTGACACAAGCAAGAGGTAATGGTCCATTTCAGGCCATTATGTATGATTATATTCGTTTGGAAGGTCCAGCTGCAATTTCTAGTTCCAATAAGAAAATTTGA
- the LOC101515673 gene encoding uncharacterized protein produces MICRFLCNKKKKKEEGSTMSSPAVRLHIQNHYVVMDNGIVQVTLSKPDGIVTGIKYNGVDNLLEVLNKEPNRGYWDLVWSAPGSKGIFDVIKGTCFKVIVQNEDQVELSFKKMWDPSLEGKFVPLNIDKRFIMLRGSSGFYSYGIYEHLRGWPDFDLSETRITFKLRKDKFQYMAVADDRRRIMPFPEDRLPGRCQPLAYQEAVLLVNPKDPRLKGEVDDKYQYSCKNIDNRVHGWISFNPHVGFWQITPSDEFRSGGPLKQNLTSHVGPTTLAMFLSGHYAGQDLVPKFRGGEPWKKVFGPVYIYLNSGSTGDDPLLLWEDAKIQMMREVQSWPYSFPASEDFLKSDQRGSVCGKLFVLDRYISPDVIPANGAYVGLAPPGDAGSWQRECKDYQFWTRADENGNFTISNVRPGDYNLFAWVPGFVGDYNKFGDIMKITSGSYMELGQCIYKPPRDGPTLWEIGIPDRLAAEFYVPDPNPQHINKLFINHPDRFRQYGLWDRYSELYPDADLVYTIGVSDYRKDWFFAQVPRKREDNTHQGTTWQIKFELSGVIQGTTYTLRVALASATLAELQIRVNDPNARRPLFTTGLIGRENSIARHGIHGLYWLYHVSIPSSLLIDGTNTLYFTQPRCNSPFQGFMYDYIRLEGPPCLTEDI; encoded by the exons ATGATTTGTAG ATTTCTTtgcaataaaaagaaaaaaaaggaagaaggaTCCACCATGTCCTCCCCAGCCGTACGGTTGCACATCCAAAATCACTAT GTGGTGATGGATAATGGCATAGTCCAAGTTACTTTATCAAAACCAGATGGAATTGTTACTGGAATAAAATACAATGGTGTTGACAATTTGCTTGAAGTTCTCAATAAGGAGCCCAATAGAGG GTACTGGGATCTTGTTTGGAGTGCACCAGGAAGCAAAGGAATCTTCGATGT GATTAAAGGAACGTGTTTCAAAGTTATAGTTCAAAATGAGGACCAGGTGGAGCTTTCGTTCAAAAAAATGTGGGATCCTTCTCTTGAGGGAAAGTTTGTCCCCTTAAATATTGACAAAAG ATTCATTATGCTCCGTGGTTCATCGGGCTTCTACTCTTATGGAATTTATGAGCACTTAAGAGGATGGCCAGATTTTGATCTTAGCGAAACGAGGATCACTTTCAAGCTTAGAAAAGACAA GTTTCAGTACATGGCTGTGGCAGACGATAGGCGAAGGATTATGCCTTTTCCAGAGGATCGGTTACCGGGAAGATGCCAACCTTTGGCCTACCAAGAAGCTGTCCTACTAGTCAATCCTAAGGATCCACGATTAAAAGGAGAG GTGGATGACAAGTATCAATACTCATGTAAAAACATAGACAATCGAGTCCATGGGTGGATATCTTTCAATCCACATGTAGGATTCTGGCAGATCACACCTAGTGATGAGTTTCGTTCTGGTGGACCCCTCAAGCAGAATTTGACCTCACATGTTGGACCTACCACACTGGCC ATGTTTCTTAGTGGTCACTATGCTGGACAAGATTTGGTACCCAAATTTAGAGGCGGTGAACCATGGAAAAAGGTTTTTGGTCCCGTATATATTTATCTCAATTCCGGGTCAACCGGTGATGACCCGCTCTTGCTATGGGAGGATGCAAAAATACAG ATGATGAGAGAGGTTCAAAGTTGGCCATATTCATTCCCCGCTTCAGAGGATTTTTTAAAATCAGATCAACGAGGCAGTGTCTGTGGCAAATTATTTGTCTTAGACAG gtaCATCAGCCCTGACGTAATACCAGCAAATGGTGCTTATGTTGGTCTTGCTCCACCAGGAGATGCAGGATCATGGCAAAGAGAATGCAAG GACTATCAATTCTGGACCAGAGCAGACGAGAATGGAAATTTTACGATTAGCAATGTACGTCCAGGTGACTACAACCTTTTTGCCTGGGTGCCTGGTTTTGTTGGAGATTACAACAAATTTGGTGATATTATGAAGATAACCTCAG GTTCTTACATGGAATTGGGTCAATGTATATATAAACCTCCCAGGGATGGCCCCACATTGTGGGAAATAGGTATTCCTGATAGATTGGCCGCAGAATTTTATGTTCCTGATCCGAATCCACAGCATATTAATAAGCTTTTTATCAACCATCCAGACAG GTTCAGGCAGTATGGATTGTGGGACAGATATTCAGAATTATATCCTGATGCAGATTTGGTTTATACAATTGGTGTTAGTGACTACAGGAAGGATTGGTTTTTCGCTCAGGTTCCCAG AAAAAGAGAGGATAACACTCATCAAGGAACAACTTGGCAAATCAAGTTTGAACTCAGTGGTGTGATTCAAGGAACTACATATACACTGAGAGTTGCACTTGCATCTGCTACATTAGCTGAATTGCAG ATTCGAGTCAATGACCCCAATGCAAGGCGGCCACTATTTACCACTGGATTAATAGGAAGGGAAAACTCAATTGCAAGACATGGAATTCATGGACTCTATTGGCTATACCATGTGAGCATACCAAGTTCTCTTCTTATTGATGGCACAAATACTCTATATTTTACCCAGCCAAGATGCAACAGTCCTTTCCAGGGTTTCATGTACGACTATATTCGTTTGGAAGGTCCACCTTGTTTGACAGAAGATATTTAA